actttacACATTTGGGTACTAatccaacgctcgctgagttgacgcgagaccCATATTTCTAGGACCAGGGGACAGCTTATCAAGGGAACCCCTCTCATTTCGAGATAAAGCCGCCTCGATGGTTCCTTGTCTAGCTAGGACAGCAACTCACCAGtaaccgggaacccaaatgagcctaaaaTCAAAgcattcgaatgaaaattaatttcgaatGCCCCCAGCAACGAGCCCACGGCTCTAATTGCCGTTTGGCTCTCGGAGTAAATTTTTACTTCCCTTACTTCACTTACAGAAATAAGCAACCAATCcaataaaaatgttcacaaattatatatatttgtgaacttatattgtacatatatgcaatTCTTTACAATAGACTAAAAATAAGAGGAAAAACACCTAAAGGTAGTTTTAACGTCACGCTACTGTGTTTTTTAGACGACACAAAGAAGTTACTTGCGAACGTAACGCTTTCAAGGACCAGTTTTGCGCGATGGGTTGTTCGAAAGAATACCGCCAGTTTTCTTCTATCAATTCCTTCAAAACGAGTTCCGCTCTTTCTTCCACAGCTTCAATCGACTCAAATCTTGAATAAGGCTTGACAGACAATGCGGAATAAATAAGTCGGCGAATTATCTTGCTGGAGAGCTCAtgaattttttatcgacattgcataaaatttcaatattcatGAAACGATTCGCCGCTCTATTGCTGGACTTAACAGTTTTCCagagatataaaaaaacaactctCAAGCGAATGAATACTATGGCTTTACTGATTTGTTCGCAGAAGCGAGATGTACTACTGCATTCGAAAGAGAAAGCTGAATGCTTAACAGCTGCCGTTCATGCTTACTTATTCTAAAGCGGCGTCAGTGCCGTTGTTTAAGAGCCACACATCGTATGTTCATTAATTTGCAAAAGCAGTTATTGGTTtatgtatttttctaaaaatattttcttaataataaCCACTTCTTCTAACATACTttcttataaaacaaaaagctaTTACATTAAAAGCAATTGCCAATAACAGCAAACCCAAACAATCTACCCAGTAAGTGTAATCAGCCGTTTTGAATGAACCTCGCTTTAAGACTTCCAAACCATTTTCCACACACGGATGATCTAGATTTTCAGGGCAGCCtgcaattgaaagaaaaaattaatacacataCAACGCATGTAAATCGAATTAAATCTAGTGAGGCACTCTTACCTATTTCATCCACATTAATccaaaaattatacattaaaGCTTCATTCGAGTAGAAGAAcaatgaaaaatacttaagaaacgGTATCGAGTCCACATTATAATAAGCGCCTCCAAATATTAGAAACAACAAATCGAATGGCGCTGCACATTCCGTTGCCATAGTGTCGGTCTCAAAGAAACTCGAGAGAAAAAGACCATATCCGGTAGCAGCAATAGCCGAAATAGCCAATACTAGACCCATCGACAAGTAAAGCATAAAACCTCTCTGAAAATATACAGCACCATAAACAACCGAGAAGAAAACATAACTTTTGAAGAAAGCCATCGGTATAAAGGACAACACAACAGCCACATAATAGGCTGATAAACTGTAAGTGCCTTCGCCCACTTCACGTCGCATAATTGGTAATGCACTAGGGAAGACGTACGTCACACCGTAGGAGAAAGTGAATATCATTTCACTGGATAACATAAATATCGAACCACCTAAGTCTTGTACGGACGTCTGTGTGAGGCCGCTTACACCGGAGTACATAACGGCCAAAGTGACTGAGGTaatctatgaagaaaaaaatttatctgcATACATTTTCTAAAAAGCTGTAAGAGCATTATCAAATACCATGAATAGTCCCAGTGATATGAAGCCGCGTTTAATATTACGGCTATCTTCAGTTATAAAACGTATTAGGAGCAAGTACACTTGGTAGACCCAACGTATCTTTTTgctgaaaatatgaaaacaattaaTATAGATTAGCAAGAAatcattaaatgaaaataatggtGTATTAAAAATTAAGGCTTAGGCAGTAGCTGCCATAGTTCACTTGCATTTTCCAAAGGAAAAAGTTAAGTAAAAGAcgttttttaaaagtttcataaaaattatgtcaTACTGGATTACTCTGAAACGTGAGACATAACGTTTACCAGAAACACTACTTCGTAATAGTACACAAAGTGTAAAGCAAAGAAAGGAAATAAAGATATCTTCTACCTCAAACTTTTACCTTGTCTACTTTAGTATCCATTTCAAAAAgatacataattatttttataatctaTAATACCATTTGTCTAGAAAAAAGGAGAGATGTGGAAGATTCTATTGCGGAAACTAAGAAACCCCAGATTATGAGTCCAGTTCTGCATGGACGACAATTAGTATTAGATGAGTATGGGTCATATGCCATAGAATTAGTGACTATCAGATCACGAAGACCAACTTTGACCGCAACTTCGGCGCTTACTCCCCCGGCAGAAGTGACTGCAAATTTGATGTCGTAGTTAGCAGTTTACCGCAAAATTTCCATCTTCACAAACGGATCAAAAATTTACACTGGAATAGGATCGGGCATTTTCCCCCATTGTGGGAAGATCACTGTCTGCCATACTACAGCGGCGTTCCAAGCAGCACATACTGAGAACCGGATATTGCAATGAAATTCTACCCACCATTTTCTATAAGATGATCAATTCGTGTTGTATACCAATGATTTTGATACCCATGGCACCCTCGTCACGTTTGACAGATACTCGTATAATTTTAAAGTAGTTGTAGTAGTAAAGTCCTATTATatgatgaggcgtcccttggagtattggacagaaaaaaattttcgaaatattatttAAGATGCtagcgacggcgaatatcgcagatcATGGAATAAtgggctgtatgagctttatagTGACTTGGACATTTTGCGATGAATTAAGATTCAGCACTATCGCTGCCTTGGTCATGTCATACGAATGGATAAATAAATCTGCAGCTCCAAAAATATTAGATGCGATACTGCCTGGTGCTAATAGGCCTCCGCTAACTGGTGGACCTCCTTTCGCCCTCTTTTGCTTTGGAAAAATCGGACGAACAAGGACTTCGCGTCActtggttagcacgagaaaaaaacgactcgCGCTACCGAGTTGTAGCCAtgctccaacccattcggctatggcggccactgattaaaataaattttggaaatacaaacaaaaatggagaaaatgtgttatcaaaatatttatacagcgcaagctcgataacgtgaactaattcgaaccaaggcagttcacgttaacgttttggaatgcccaaaaagactaagtaaatatatttttccacatttaaattctcattttattcttgttttcgttacatattaattgaaaattaagtcatacgatggttttaaccgtcttagcacactcatatcattttgatcgacgtcttcatgaccagcccatattaacgccttgttgaaaattccaactgcttcagtcggcttaattttctccagttgctctgatacgctgtcatcatcggattcgtcctcttgttgatgatcgtcatCTGCATTGCCCTCCGCGATATCTTTGttccattcatgaatggctggtaacgtgaattcaatctgaaatttttaatcaaaaaaagttttttcaataacccacatacatatctttgagcatatctaCGACTACGAACGAACCTcaggatttaaactactaaggagatcgacggtgttgctcatcaaggtgcgaagttcagcttccaattttccttttaaaaccGCTAACGGAGCATTATCTTCGGGATCATCAttgtttaccgcaaaatttaaaatactgctccagcacttagctaatgttgcttcaACGGCCcgagcaaatcagactttgtcgctgctattgaagctagaaggctgtttctgtaatgcaacttagtgacttttattgcattctgatcCATCGGTTGAATGAGGGGAGTAACGTTTGGTGGCATAAAGATTGCCGAAATTGGCCCATTCTCCGTTGTCAGTTCCACTTCATTTAGGTGAGCAGGAGCGTTGTCGATTAATAGGAGAGCTTTAATTGGTAGggctttctcctttaaaaacgatgtaaccttaaaaaacaaccagttaaccttaaaaatcgGACGAAACTTAAAAAGAATATTCACCTGGGGAACAAATGACTCAAgaaaccattgcttgaaaatGGCCGACGTCATCCAGGCAGATTTTGAGCTCTTACAGTCGGTGGTACACTGAACCTTTTTAAAGCAGCATGGATTCTTCGCCTTTCCAATTAACAAAAGCTTAAGCTTTTGGGATCCAGTGGCgtttgaacagcataaaaacgtgattcgctgcttctcggacttttcccctggggctctcttctccaaacttgaCGCGTACTTTTTCTCTCGCAAAAGTCTCCAGAATAATCCcgactcatcagcattatataactgatcgttgcacaactccaattgggccattttagctttaagtttttctttaaacggatccactagctgaggttgcgaagacagtttttcgcctGATACTTTAAGAAGACGAATACTGTACCTCTTCTTGAATCCTTGGAGGTATCCGTCACTAGCGaagaagtttgcttcattttccttaaatttttcatGAAGTGTTTTTCCCTTTCCTTCAACATTAGAGCACTTACTGGCCAGTTTTTATCTCACATTCGGATAAACCATCGATAAAGAGCTCTCTCCATTTTGAGCAACTCTAAAGAACgcagtgtttttctatttccatttCCACAATGCGTgttgtttacgcattttaaaatcacttgctttttcgctttaatgttacaaattgttgatttagcaacattatatttctttgctaaaatcgtCACAGATGAGccttgttttattataaaaagccgagaattttaggcttttgttttaatgtcaagcacacgggttttttagaactcattttcaccggaaaacataagacgaaacactcttttcaaaaccaaaaccgcgactgaaatattttactccttacatgaaattacgaataaaatgcctattttataattaggggattccccaatttaaaataattgtaacgtttattgttcatATTATAGAGCTTTTTGGGCTTGTGCACATTGACTACTctaatgcacaaaaatgtctgttcacgttttggggtgttcacgctttagagcgttcacgtcatcgagcgtgcgctgtaaaCCGTTGACACAGGCATGTAAATCTTTCTTATAAAGTAATGTcgcatatataaatttttttatttacctacGTACATATGTTAGAAATACAAGTTTTCACACttacaattttttgatgttatATAAAAAGTCGCCACTGTAGGAGCGCGGCAACAGCCAACTGCCCGAATATCGGCCCCATATTTCATTATCATATTTCGCTTTGATCAATTCGCCATCCTTGCCTTGCGTATGGCtatcggatattgtttttaaatagaaatcgGCTGGATTACAATTTTGCGGTAACACGTAACCTAAACTGAAACACGAAAAGCATGTTTTGAATGATAACATTGAAAAGATCAGCTTCCAACCCACACCAACTCAATCACACTCACTTAGTAAAAAACTGAAAAGCACGCTCTGTGCTACCCTGAAAAATAATACGCCCCGCATCCATTAATATAATGTGGGTAAACAGTTCAAAAAGATCCGAGCTGGGCTGGTGTATGGAACAGATGATAGCCTTCTTATGGCGTCCATTAGGGCTATTATTCAGTACACTTAGTGTAGGTATTTCCTTAATAGATTCTAAAATATTCTCATTGGATTGTAGCTCTTCCATTTCAATCGAATTTTGGCTTGTACTTTCCTCACTGCTGATAGGCGGTGTGGAAAACGAATCTTCCCCATATACAGATGTGAGTGAATGCTTGGAAACACGATGACGCGTGCATAAATGGCGTAAAGTTTTTATCACTGTATACGCACTGTAGCTGTCCAAGCCCGTGGTGGGTTCATCGCAGAATATGAATGGTGGGTCGGTGATGAGctataagtatgtaaatataaaataagttgcgTTAACTAAATTCTGTCTTAAGATACTAAGCATGTTGATAAGATAATAACACAATAGCAGGTACGAGTAAGTGGGTGTATGTGTACCTCTTCAGCCAGACTTAATCGCTTGCGTTCACCGCCTGATAGGGATTGTATACGTGTATGTGCTGCATCTCGTAATCCACAAGCGAGTAGTAGGTCATTGACACGCTGACGTTTCtgtgcttttgttgttttacgATGCATTTTAAAGTGCGACTGTGGGAGTGCAAAAtgtaaatgtgttaaaaaatagaAGAACCGAAACAAAACCACACAGCGGCAACAAGTATGTAATacgaatgtactcgtatttgtACTCACCATGAAATATAAATGTTCGTAGGCGGTAAAGGTTTTTACATTGATTTCGAATTGTGGCAAAAAACTCGAGATGCGCGTCATTTCATCTCGTCCCATGGCCACGCCGTTCAATACGACTTCGCCGGTTAAATTGCCGCGTAAACGTTGCGATATGGCAGCGAGTAGTGTGGTCTTGCCGGCGCCGCTGCAACCCAATATGGCAACCAAATCGCCAGTTTTCATGTGACCACTAACTGCATAGAAAAATAGAAGCATTGAAAtagtaaattatattaaatataaatatgagtaatttttttaatactataaGTAAATGTCACCGCAATATATGGTACATCAGTTCATGGTTCTGAACGTAACTTGCACTTGAACTTTTTTAACCCAATGCACGTATGCACTGGTGACTAAATGATGAACTAAGTTTGAAAAACATGTATACGGCGATATTAGCGCAAACTTCGACAATGTctcttaaattttctattttagtaATATACATTTCAGTTTATGGAAGGTAAGCGTGATCATAGATCAATTTATTATTCTGAAACAAACCACTTGGAATCGATAACAAAAGGGACCAACCACGaagaaatagtaaaatttatttattcattcatttaagTATATGAACTGCAAATCTGGCATACTATTTAACACATACGTAGGTACACTTACGCTtagagttaaaataaaatacaataataaaaatattttgtttaggaAGTTTACAAAAGCTTGTTTAGGTAAAGTAAAGCCTATAGTTACATTAAAGGCTTTTACTATATATTGAAGTCTTGCATATCTCTTGATAAGGAATAGTTCACAAAATGTCAGATTTTCAGAATTTCCCCTATACTTACCCTAATCACTATTAATTCGTACCCCTACAATTCCTTCTCATCTACACCCCGTAGCAAATTTATAATcccactatttttttataaaaatatacttcatactacaacaaaaaccgcaTAACggaaagttccaaactttgtacaacatttttcaaaatgtcagcaatacttttaaatttttaaccagACATAGAATTCTCCCGAGTATGCACTTTTagagcccattgaattttaatgcACCAAAGCGCAAGTTTcaagtaaatacaaaaaaatcttgATTTTTGGCAAATCCAGAGATTCCACCGACCCATTAAGTAAGCCGGACAGTGACTTTTTCTGGATTATcattacatccaatttccaaacaatgttttttgttttaatttgaacAATTTAGCAAACGTTCACGCATCgttcataatattatatttaaaaatattttaaaacgcaaaaaatatgatatttggcAAAAAATGTGTTCTATGTTTATGTGCAAtcacataagaaatgaaaattgTGGAAATAAGGTATGTATAAActctatttataaaaaaagaaggaaTGGTACATTTCTGAGGCTAATAAACCGATAATACTTCAATCTTATATACATAAAGTGTGTATAGCGGCCATGTTGGTAAAGCTACAACTTTAAATCTTGGGTGGAATACCAATTTAACCTTAATGTTTAACCATTGAATACTACAAGATAATTTTTACTCGACTATTTTTGCTGGAAAACTACGAGTACAGACCTACTGTTGATCATGGTTTTGCCGAACACCGTGCAATTGTTGTAACACCGAATACGAAGAGAGGGGGAAAGTTCGGCAACTCTTACAGCGAACAAAATTCGTAAGGCCAAAGAGATGTTAAATGTGATGTTGCCACACCCAGAAATTACTGAAGATCGCATCATAAACCAAAAAATACCAAAGTAAATATCGTGTAGGCAGAAAGTTATAggcttaaagaaattttattcgGGATTACCAGAAATTATTAAAGTGGgtattgcaaaatatttctctgcattgttgttaaaaaaaacatagacGACTCTATCAAAACAGCCTTTGTGATAAAAGCATAGGCAATATTTAATCTAATGTggattcacaaacaattttgcaATATAAATGACAACAGCCTGAAGTAGAGCACTAAcggaatatttaataaatcttttGCATGCGCGAAAGTGTCTATGGAACACTAAAAACATACCGCGACCGAGGGAAAAGAAATTCGGTCATTGATGCAATGTTTAAAGCGTTGGAAATTGCAAACGCTTTTATAGCAAATAAGAGCATTCGGCAAAAGATCCATGGAGTTCGCTCACAGTTCCGTAAGGAAGTGAAAACAACCGAGGCAAGTAAAAACAGCGATTATGGAGTAGCAGACGTGAAAAAGGTCACAATGTGGTGCTATGAGCTTTTCAAATTTCTACATCCAAACTTAGAGAGAAGGGAGGCGTGGATAATTTTCATGATGAAAACAGGCCACAAATTAAGCTGttggcatacattttttcagCACACAAATGTCTATATCCGTTTTCCCACCAATAAACTATTTTGTGCGTTAAAAATCTTTAACTCTCGAAATGGTTGGTTCGTTAGCAAAATATGACCACGCGCATATTCTTTTTCGGTACGGTATCGAAGATGACACCATACAACGCACACAACTTTCGACGAAATTATGTAGTGTTGTGTTTTTGTGcaagtttttcatttgaaattacaaaattccGACGTGGCAACAAAAATCTGTAAGTAAATGAaccttttattgttattttcaatGCTAATCGAGTTGTATTCTTTGTTATTTAAGGGGacaaatacctgtaaaatttcgaaaaaaaaaaattttttttttcataaaatgttaatataatcctttaagaatatgtcaaaaaaattttagaaggtaattttaagtatttcttatattatagatcgtcaaccgtgacgactctactctttgcgttcgagcactaggagaggaattttcatgtattcaaaccttagacgcgtttttctcaaaactatatttttccaaTTGGCGTATACGATAACTCGAAAGGTTATTGAccaatctccctgaaattttgcacacatcttttttataatatcactatgtgtatttacaattttttgagcatttttagaaaaaataattttttcgaagcaaaaatagttggaaaattcgccccaaaattcattttttaagcatttcttttcatttattgttaataaaaaaagaaattatgacattaataaacaacaaaatttttggttttttgtattcaagtcactgaattttataatattttaatgtataaataaactgtatgtcaattttgaaaaaaatatattaacttcttcattttaaataattttaatgaaaatcagtgaaaatatggccgtttacaggtatctgtccccttaaaaagGACTAGCTGACAAAATCGCCATCATTAACACTATCTCATACCGATGGGTCGTTTATGTCCGGCCAATTCGTTGAGaaatcatgaattttttatgaaactactgCACGGTGTATGTTTCATACCAATTGTATATGATaaaatactattaaaataaaaaaaaattgaaaaaatctctTTGGATATGCTTAGTTAAAGCTAAGAAAATACCTTATGATTTTTGTCTAATTCTCTGTTGGTGGTATATAGTagaaataagaaagaaatagtaaaataagAAAGTGCGTTAGATGCAAGCTGCAGCGATCTCATACAtgattcgaaaaaaaacaaaatactcgtaaatgaaaaattcgaaaatgtgAAGTAATGTCTCGTCCCTCTACCCATGTTACCCATACGCACCGTCTTTTAGGATGTGCAGCTCCTTAACCTTCCGACATTCCTGCCAAAATGTATAATTATTTTGCTCGCTCGATGGCACATGATAATTGATGTTCTTCCACTCCAAACACAAACTAGTAGGAATCTCGTACATTTCGGAAAACCAATGCTGCTATCGGGATATGACTTATTGTCTATGTTTTCAATGACACAAAAGATTGAACAAACGAGTCCAACTAAATAATAGAGTTTATCCTCCTTTCGGTCAACACTTTATGAGTATTTGTGctatttgcatttgcataaaatttcatttacatacataccatacatgtatgtatgcatatattagACAAATAATATTCACTTCGTAATCCGTTGCACTTTCTTATCGTTTAACTCTGCACAGCACACACAAGCACGCTACTCGCATCTGAACTCACACCTGCAGCATCGCTAGCATCAATGCTCGATTTTTATACcgtttttatgataaaaattagTGTATTTGtctcttttaaatattatttaacatatattatgtatgtatatttaggtaaatatttacattatttaaCAAAGAAATGAAGTATTAAAATTGTGATATGTTATATTAGCTCGCGGGGCTTAAGTTGCTTTTAAGATATTCTTTCATTACAGTGAGCATCAAGCACTGATATCTTTCCAGTGCATTCAAATATTGTATTGTGTGTACTTAAGtattatattgaaaatttaaattattgtgcGAGCGAGAACTGAATTGTGACTTTTTGTCGCGAATGTCAGCCAACAACTGATTTGGAAATTTGAATGTGCCTGCCTGAAGAGCACAGAAATGTAGAGTATAAATTAAGTGCCAACAGATTATCGGGCTATAGCAACAGTTAACTCAGACTAATCCACAA
The sequence above is drawn from the Anastrepha obliqua isolate idAnaObli1 chromosome 4, idAnaObli1_1.0, whole genome shotgun sequence genome and encodes:
- the LOC129245851 gene encoding protein brown, yielding MYEIPTSLCLEWKNINYHVPSSEQNNYTFWQECRKVKELHILKDVSGHMKTGDLVAILGCSGAGKTTLLAAISQRLRGNLTGEVVLNGVAMGRDEMTRISSFLPQFEINVKTFTAYEHLYFMSHFKMHRKTTKAQKRQRVNDLLLACGLRDAAHTRIQSLSGGERKRLSLAEELITDPPFIFCDEPTTGLDSYSAYTVIKTLRHLCTRHRVSKHSLTSVYGEDSFSTPPISSEESTSQNSIEMEELQSNENILESIKEIPTLSVLNNSPNGRHKKAIICSIHQPSSDLFELFTHIILMDAGRIIFQGSTERAFQFFTNLGYVLPQNCNPADFYLKTISDSHTQGKDGELIKAKYDNEIWGRYSGSWLLPRSYSGDFLYNIKKFKKIRWVYQVYLLLIRFITEDSRNIKRGFISLGLFMITSVTLAVMYSGVSGLTQTSVQDLGGSIFMLSSEMIFTFSYGVTYVFPSALPIMRREVGEGTYSLSAYYVAVVLSFIPMAFFKSYVFFSVVYGAVYFQRGFMLYLSMGLVLAISAIAATGYGLFLSSFFETDTMATECAAPFDLLFLIFGGAYYNVDSIPFLKYFSLFFYSNEALMYNFWINVDEIGCPENLDHPCVENGLEVLKRGSFKTADYTYWVDCLGLLLLAIAFNVIAFCFIRKYVRRSGYY